A genomic window from Hyla sarda isolate aHylSar1 chromosome 10, aHylSar1.hap1, whole genome shotgun sequence includes:
- the GLB1L2 gene encoding beta-galactosidase-1-like protein 2 isoform X2, producing MRREQRRRLTAVCLLLLVAFLVVRYVPWNLHEPRRGKFDFSANLDLGAYLDTAAEVGLWVILRPGPYICAEWDLGGLPSWLLRDKDMQLRTTYKGFTEATEAYFNELLPKVVRHQYSRGGAIIAVQVENEYGSYAKDANYMEFIKMALQRRGIVELLLTSDNKDGISSGSMEGVLATINFQKIEPILFTYLESIQGNKPVMVMEYWTGWFDHWGGDHHVFDVDQMVSTVSDVLAKGASINLYMFHGGTNFGFMNGALHFHEYRSDVTSYDYDAPLTEAGDYTSKYFKLRELFSKQYIEPLLPPPALFTKAAYGAVTLKRSVSLWDALQLTGEPFKSELPVNMENLPVNDGNGQSYGYTLYETVIYGGGKFQTKGNVRDRAQVFVSGQSVGFVDYKNQELDIAEVPGYRKLRILVENCGRVNYGARINDQRKGLVGDVFLRDVPLRNYKIYSLDMNYTFIYSLDNIRWSEVSEEKKGPVFCQGTLHINHSPVDTYLSMKGWKKGVVFLNGRNLGRYWDIGPQQTLYVPGSWFDVGVNIITIFEEQEVGSALYSVDSPHLGRTQYVD from the exons ATATGTACCGTGGAATTTACATGAGCCACGAAGGGGCAAGTTTGACTTCTCGGCAAATCTGGACCTTGG GGCATATTTGGACACAGCCGCTGAAGTGGGATTATGGGTGATTTTACGTCCCGGGCCCTATATCTGCGCAGAGTGGGATCTCGGGGGGCTGCCAAG CTGGTTACTACGGGACAAGGACATGCAGCTGCGAACAACCTACAAAGGCTTCACGGAGGCCACCGAGGCTTACTTTAATGAGCTCCTCCCCAAGGTGGTCAGACATCAG TATTCCAGAGGAGGTGCAATAATCGCTGTGCAAGTGGAGAATGAGTATGGTTCATATGCCAAGGATGCCAATTACATGGAGTTCATAAAGATG GCTCTGCAACGTCGTGGGATTGTGGAATTGTTACTAACCTCTGATAACAAAGATGGGATCAGTTCTGGCAGTATGGAAGGAG TCCTGGCCACCATCAACTTCCAGAAGATTGAGCCCATCCTCTTCACCTATCTAGAGTCCATTCAG GGTAACAAGCCGGTGATGGTAATGGAGTATTGGACAGGATGGTTTGATCACTGGGGGGGCGATCATCATGTATTTGATGTTGACC AGATGGTCTCCACCGTATCTGATGTGCTGGCTAAAGGAGCTTCTATTAACCTCTACATGTTTCATGGAGGAACCAACTTTGGCTTCATGAACGGAGCTCTGCACTTCCATGAATACCGCTCAGACGTCACCAGTTATG ATTATGATGCCCCACTCACTGAGGCCGGCGACTACACCTCCAAATACTTCAAACTTCGAGAGTTATTCAGCAAACAGTACA TTGAGCCTCTTCTTCCACCACCCGCTCTGTTTACAAAGGCTGCATATGGAGCTGTGACACTGAAACGCAGTGTGTCCCTGTGGGATGCTTTACAGCTGACAGGAGAG ccctttaaatctgagcttCCGGTGAATATGGAGAACCTTCCGGTGAATGATGGGAACGGCCAATCCTATGGCTACACCCTGTATGAGACTGTGATCTACGGCGGAGGGAAGTTCCAGACGAAAGGGAACGTCCGTGACCGCGCTCAG GTATTTGTCAGCGGTCAGTCAGTCGGTTTTGTGGATTATAAAAACCAGGAGCTGGACATTGCCGAGGTTCCA GGATATAGAAAGCTGCGAATTCTAGTAGAAAACTGCGGGCGAGTCAATTATGGAGCCAGAATAAATGATCAACGCAAAG GTCTTGTTGGTGACGTTTTCTTAAGAGATGTTCCCCTGAGGAATTATAAGATCTACAGCCTGGATATGAATTACACCTTCATATACAG TCTTGACAATATCCGGTGGTCAGAAGTAAGCGAGGAAAAGAAGGGTCCGGTATTCTGCCAGGGAACACTACACATCAACCATTCTCCGGTGGACACCTACCTGTCGATGAAG GGCTGGAAGAAAGGAGTGGTATTTTTGAATGGAAGGAACTTGGGTCGATACTGGGACATAGGACCCCAACAGACCCTTTATGTGCCAGGATCCTGGTTCGATGTCGGAGTCAATATA attaCAATATTTGAAGAACAAGAGGTCGGCAGTGCATTATATTCTGTGGACTCCCCACACCTGGGAAGAACACAGTATGTGGACTAG
- the GLB1L2 gene encoding beta-galactosidase-1-like protein 2 isoform X1: MRREQRRRLTAVCLLLLVAFLVVRPRLLDSFSIRMLSRHKGLQAENGQFSLEGEPLRILGGSMHYFRIPKEYWKDRMMKMKACGLNTLTTYVPWNLHEPRRGKFDFSANLDLGAYLDTAAEVGLWVILRPGPYICAEWDLGGLPSWLLRDKDMQLRTTYKGFTEATEAYFNELLPKVVRHQYSRGGAIIAVQVENEYGSYAKDANYMEFIKMALQRRGIVELLLTSDNKDGISSGSMEGVLATINFQKIEPILFTYLESIQGNKPVMVMEYWTGWFDHWGGDHHVFDVDQMVSTVSDVLAKGASINLYMFHGGTNFGFMNGALHFHEYRSDVTSYDYDAPLTEAGDYTSKYFKLRELFSKQYIEPLLPPPALFTKAAYGAVTLKRSVSLWDALQLTGEPFKSELPVNMENLPVNDGNGQSYGYTLYETVIYGGGKFQTKGNVRDRAQVFVSGQSVGFVDYKNQELDIAEVPGYRKLRILVENCGRVNYGARINDQRKGLVGDVFLRDVPLRNYKIYSLDMNYTFIYSLDNIRWSEVSEEKKGPVFCQGTLHINHSPVDTYLSMKGWKKGVVFLNGRNLGRYWDIGPQQTLYVPGSWFDVGVNIITIFEEQEVGSALYSVDSPHLGRTQYVD, encoded by the exons GCCTCGTCTCCTGGATTCCTTCTCGATCAGGATGTTGAGCCGCCATAAAGGTCTGCAGGCAGAGAACGGACAGTTCTCACTGGAGGGCGAGCCACTGAGGATTCTGGGAGGTTCTATGCACTACTTCCGAATCCCCAAAGAATACTGGAAGGATCGAATGATGAAGATGAAGGCCTGCGGACTGAACACACTTACCAC ATATGTACCGTGGAATTTACATGAGCCACGAAGGGGCAAGTTTGACTTCTCGGCAAATCTGGACCTTGG GGCATATTTGGACACAGCCGCTGAAGTGGGATTATGGGTGATTTTACGTCCCGGGCCCTATATCTGCGCAGAGTGGGATCTCGGGGGGCTGCCAAG CTGGTTACTACGGGACAAGGACATGCAGCTGCGAACAACCTACAAAGGCTTCACGGAGGCCACCGAGGCTTACTTTAATGAGCTCCTCCCCAAGGTGGTCAGACATCAG TATTCCAGAGGAGGTGCAATAATCGCTGTGCAAGTGGAGAATGAGTATGGTTCATATGCCAAGGATGCCAATTACATGGAGTTCATAAAGATG GCTCTGCAACGTCGTGGGATTGTGGAATTGTTACTAACCTCTGATAACAAAGATGGGATCAGTTCTGGCAGTATGGAAGGAG TCCTGGCCACCATCAACTTCCAGAAGATTGAGCCCATCCTCTTCACCTATCTAGAGTCCATTCAG GGTAACAAGCCGGTGATGGTAATGGAGTATTGGACAGGATGGTTTGATCACTGGGGGGGCGATCATCATGTATTTGATGTTGACC AGATGGTCTCCACCGTATCTGATGTGCTGGCTAAAGGAGCTTCTATTAACCTCTACATGTTTCATGGAGGAACCAACTTTGGCTTCATGAACGGAGCTCTGCACTTCCATGAATACCGCTCAGACGTCACCAGTTATG ATTATGATGCCCCACTCACTGAGGCCGGCGACTACACCTCCAAATACTTCAAACTTCGAGAGTTATTCAGCAAACAGTACA TTGAGCCTCTTCTTCCACCACCCGCTCTGTTTACAAAGGCTGCATATGGAGCTGTGACACTGAAACGCAGTGTGTCCCTGTGGGATGCTTTACAGCTGACAGGAGAG ccctttaaatctgagcttCCGGTGAATATGGAGAACCTTCCGGTGAATGATGGGAACGGCCAATCCTATGGCTACACCCTGTATGAGACTGTGATCTACGGCGGAGGGAAGTTCCAGACGAAAGGGAACGTCCGTGACCGCGCTCAG GTATTTGTCAGCGGTCAGTCAGTCGGTTTTGTGGATTATAAAAACCAGGAGCTGGACATTGCCGAGGTTCCA GGATATAGAAAGCTGCGAATTCTAGTAGAAAACTGCGGGCGAGTCAATTATGGAGCCAGAATAAATGATCAACGCAAAG GTCTTGTTGGTGACGTTTTCTTAAGAGATGTTCCCCTGAGGAATTATAAGATCTACAGCCTGGATATGAATTACACCTTCATATACAG TCTTGACAATATCCGGTGGTCAGAAGTAAGCGAGGAAAAGAAGGGTCCGGTATTCTGCCAGGGAACACTACACATCAACCATTCTCCGGTGGACACCTACCTGTCGATGAAG GGCTGGAAGAAAGGAGTGGTATTTTTGAATGGAAGGAACTTGGGTCGATACTGGGACATAGGACCCCAACAGACCCTTTATGTGCCAGGATCCTGGTTCGATGTCGGAGTCAATATA attaCAATATTTGAAGAACAAGAGGTCGGCAGTGCATTATATTCTGTGGACTCCCCACACCTGGGAAGAACACAGTATGTGGACTAG